GCTCTTACCGAAATAGCTGATCAGGTAAAACGATACTCCAAGTGATATGACATCCTTGAAAAGGAACAGGCCGATAAAACTCATATACCTGATCCCGTGAACGGTAGTGGTTGAACCTGGAGTGGTTATAAGCATGGTGCTGGTGGTGAAGAACATGACTGACGCGATGAGTCCGCCCAGGATACCGGCTTTCGGTCTCAGATATCCGGCGAGAATCAATATTGCGGCAGTGATCTCGGTAAGCCCGATCAAATCAGAGCCTACATAAGGGCCGAACAATCTAAAGTGCCAACTGACCAGTGGACTGTTGGAAACCAGAGGAATTATGCCTTCGGCTCCTGGAGCGGTCATCTTGTAAGATCCTGCCCAGAGAAGCATCACAATCATGCCGATGCTGGTGACCAGGAAAGGAATTTTGCGATGGTCTATCCATGCAGCCAGTCTGGTCAAGCTACTTTTTGCTGTTATTGAGGAGCCAGTTGAGGAAACGAGGTTTTGTTGCTCCGCATGAACTTCCTGTGCGAACTGGGATTGACTCATGATTATTTCTCCTTACTAAGTGCGAGATGATCGCGTATGGCGATCTGTTGTGATCCCCGCAAATACTCGGGCTGAAATGGCCGCGCATCAGATGCCTTTCACTTCCCCGCCGTCCATGCGCAGGGAAGCTCCCGTCATCCACTTCGCAGCGGGCGACACCAGAAAGGCCATTAAGTCCGCAATCTCCTCGGGCTTGCCGAAGCGAGCGATGCCTGTCTCCTCGGGAAATTTCTTCGTCGCCTCCTCAACGGTCAGGTTGTGTGCCGGCGCCCACTTTTTGAAAAAGGACTCCCGACGACCGGTCATCACAGCACCGGGAACAACGCTGTTGACCTGCACTCCATCCTGGATGCCCTGCTCTGCGAAGGCCTTTGCAATTGCGATGATCGCCGCATTGATGGCGGCTACCGCAGCGAAGCCAGGCTTTGGATCGAGAGCAGCGCTTCCCGAGATCAGAACGACAGATCCGCTCGATGCCTTCAACGCGTCCCAGGCTCGAACGGTCAGGCGACGTGCGCCATGGAGCTTGAGCGCCAGGCCATCGTCCCACTGCGCATCCGTCATCTCGAACAAATCGATCTGAGGCACCGCGCCTGCGATATTCAGCAGAGCATCGATTCTGCCAAAGTGCCCG
This portion of the Acidicapsa acidisoli genome encodes:
- a CDS encoding SDR family oxidoreductase; translated protein: MKNDSVAIVTGASQGIGRATAIRLARDFSAVVLAARNKDELEKTATAVNFAGAESLAYALDLREPASADILVQGALGHFGRIDALLNIAGAVPQIDLFEMTDAQWDDGLALKLHGARRLTVRAWDALKASSGSVVLISGSAALDPKPGFAAVAAINAAIIAIAKAFAEQGIQDGVQVNSVVPGAVMTGRRESFFKKWAPAHNLTVEEATKKFPEETGIARFGKPEEIADLMAFLVSPAAKWMTGASLRMDGGEVKGI
- a CDS encoding DUF417 family protein, which gives rise to MSQSQFAQEVHAEQQNLVSSTGSSITAKSSLTRLAAWIDHRKIPFLVTSIGMIVMLLWAGSYKMTAPGAEGIIPLVSNSPLVSWHFRLFGPYVGSDLIGLTEITAAILILAGYLRPKAGILGGLIASVMFFTTSTMLITTPGSTTTVHGIRYMSFIGLFLFKDVISLGVSFYLISYFGKSAIYSENRS